From a region of the Nonlabens dokdonensis DSW-6 genome:
- a CDS encoding aminotransferase class V-fold PLP-dependent enzyme — MLDIKKIRADFPILNREVNGRPLIYFDNAATSQKPIQVIDKIVEYYTMYNANIHRGVHALSQEATDLFEQSRGKIRAFFNIPLAKQVIFTSGNTHSINAVASGAHVFVKKGDEVIVSAVEHHSNIVPWQMLCERVGATLKVIPVLDNGQLDMEAYHKLLNDKTAFVVVNHVSNALGVTNPVKEIIDAAHEFDAMTLIDGAQSCGHMKLDLQALNADFYTMSGHKMCGPTGIGVLYGKEEALNALPPYQGGGEMIDQVTFEKTTYAGLPHKFEAGTPNIAGGIALGAAVDYLNHVGMDNIAAYEHELLVYGTEQIKTIPGATIYGDVTDKAAVISFNVASLHPYDIGTIVDKLGVAVRTGHHCAQPVMERFEIPGTIRASFAFYNTKEEIDVMVQALQRAVNMLS, encoded by the coding sequence ATGCTAGACATCAAGAAAATAAGAGCAGATTTCCCGATTCTCAATAGAGAGGTAAATGGTCGTCCATTGATCTATTTTGATAATGCAGCCACTTCTCAAAAGCCTATTCAGGTAATTGATAAGATCGTGGAGTATTACACTATGTACAATGCAAATATTCATCGTGGAGTACATGCTTTAAGTCAGGAGGCAACAGATCTTTTTGAACAATCTCGTGGAAAAATTAGAGCCTTTTTTAATATTCCATTAGCAAAACAAGTCATCTTCACTTCTGGAAACACTCACTCTATAAATGCCGTCGCAAGTGGCGCACATGTTTTTGTAAAAAAAGGTGATGAAGTAATAGTGAGCGCTGTAGAACATCATTCTAATATCGTTCCATGGCAAATGCTTTGCGAGCGAGTAGGTGCCACACTTAAAGTCATTCCTGTTCTAGATAACGGTCAATTGGATATGGAGGCATATCATAAATTGCTTAATGATAAAACAGCTTTTGTAGTAGTAAATCATGTTTCTAACGCACTAGGAGTTACTAATCCTGTTAAAGAAATAATTGACGCTGCTCATGAGTTTGATGCCATGACACTTATAGATGGTGCACAATCTTGTGGACACATGAAGTTAGATCTTCAAGCACTCAATGCCGATTTCTACACCATGTCTGGACATAAAATGTGCGGTCCTACAGGTATAGGAGTATTATATGGGAAAGAAGAAGCCTTGAACGCTTTGCCTCCATATCAAGGTGGTGGCGAGATGATAGATCAAGTGACTTTTGAAAAAACAACTTACGCAGGTTTACCACATAAATTTGAAGCGGGAACACCTAACATTGCTGGTGGGATCGCTCTAGGTGCTGCCGTAGATTACCTTAATCACGTCGGTATGGATAACATCGCAGCTTATGAACATGAGTTGCTGGTTTATGGAACAGAGCAAATAAAAACTATTCCCGGCGCAACTATTTATGGAGATGTAACTGACAAAGCTGCGGTAATTAGTTTTAATGTAGCAAGCTTACATCCTTATGATATAGGAACTATTGTAGATAAGCTAGGAGTTGCAGTAAGAACTGGACACCACTGTGCGCAACCAGTTATGGAGCGGTTTGAAATCCCTGGAACGATAAGAGCTAGTTTTGCATTTTACAATACAAAAGAAGAAATTGATGTTATGGTACAAGCTTTGCAACGTGCTGTAAATATGTTATCTTAA
- a CDS encoding META domain-containing protein: protein MKLVTIFFSLLLLTATKECGSDKTADASEMKKEITENMNGSYDVTMVGDNDYSEYDITMNIDMGKENKISGKSACNNYSGSFKNPKENQVEMGMMMSTKMYCKETSQIESDYLGHLSKVASVNPTKNGMELMNKEGEVIIVAIKQK, encoded by the coding sequence ATGAAATTAGTTACTATATTTTTCAGCTTATTACTACTTACTGCCACTAAAGAATGTGGTTCTGATAAAACAGCTGATGCAAGCGAAATGAAAAAAGAAATTACCGAAAACATGAATGGAAGCTATGATGTTACAATGGTAGGTGATAATGACTACTCTGAATACGATATTACTATGAACATAGACATGGGTAAAGAGAATAAAATTTCTGGGAAGTCTGCTTGTAACAACTACTCTGGAAGTTTTAAAAATCCAAAAGAGAATCAAGTAGAAATGGGTATGATGATGAGTACAAAAATGTACTGTAAAGAAACCTCTCAAATAGAAAGCGACTACTTAGGCCATCTTTCAAAAGTTGCTTCTGTAAATCCTACTAAGAATGGAATGGAACTTATGAATAAAGAAGGTGAAGTAATCATAGTCGCTATAAAACAAAAATAA
- a CDS encoding SufE family protein, translating to MASIQEIQEEIVEEFSMFDDWMQRYEYMIDLGKSLPLIDEELKTEDRIIKGCQSKVWVNAALESDKIAFTADSDAIITKGIIAILIRAWSGQKPADIIAANTDFIDEIGLKEHLSPTRANGLVSMIKQLKMYAVAYQTQLN from the coding sequence ATGGCAAGTATTCAAGAAATACAAGAAGAAATAGTGGAAGAGTTTTCCATGTTTGACGACTGGATGCAACGTTATGAATACATGATCGATTTAGGTAAAAGTTTACCTCTTATTGATGAAGAATTAAAGACAGAAGATCGCATCATTAAAGGTTGCCAGTCTAAAGTATGGGTAAACGCAGCGCTAGAAAGTGATAAAATTGCTTTCACTGCAGACAGTGATGCTATCATTACAAAAGGAATTATCGCAATTCTAATTAGAGCATGGTCTGGACAGAAACCAGCAGATATTATCGCTGCAAATACTGATTTTATAGACGAGATAGGACTTAAAGAGCATCTTTCCCCTACTCGTGCAAATGGACTCGTTTCCATGATCAAACAATTAAAAATGTATGCAGTGGCATATCAAACTCAATTAAACTAA
- a CDS encoding iron-sulfur cluster assembly protein, with product MDEINGQEIGEKVVRVLKTIYDPEIPVDIYELGLIYDVMVSSDADVKILMTLTSPNCPVAETLPVEVEEKVKTLKEVNDAEVEITFDPPWNKDLMSEEAKLELGML from the coding sequence ATGGACGAAATCAACGGTCAAGAAATAGGAGAAAAAGTAGTAAGAGTTCTTAAAACCATCTACGATCCAGAAATTCCAGTAGATATCTACGAGCTAGGACTTATTTATGATGTAATGGTAAGCAGCGATGCAGATGTGAAAATTCTCATGACACTTACCTCGCCTAATTGCCCTGTTGCCGAAACGTTACCTGTGGAAGTAGAGGAAAAAGTAAAGACACTCAAAGAAGTAAATGATGCAGAGGTTGAGATAACTTTTGATCCACCATGGAATAAAGATTTGATGAGTGAAGAGGCAAAACTAGAACTAGGAATGCTATAA
- a CDS encoding DUF2480 family protein, which translates to MAEEIINRVANSKLKTFDLEDFYVPGPRTSIDISKWLLEGIVLVESRFRESLKTTDFSIYKDHYVVINCSTDAIIPQWAWMLVQSQLHGIAKKVVVGTQEQLETELYREVISNLDVSEFKDIPMIVKGCSNKPVPVAAYAMITDKLQSVAKSIMYGEACSAVPVFKKKKQLS; encoded by the coding sequence ATGGCTGAAGAAATTATCAATCGAGTTGCAAACTCTAAGTTAAAAACTTTTGACTTAGAAGATTTTTACGTGCCAGGACCACGCACCTCGATAGACATATCTAAGTGGTTGCTAGAAGGTATTGTGCTGGTAGAATCCCGCTTTCGCGAAAGCTTAAAAACAACAGACTTCTCGATTTATAAAGATCATTATGTAGTTATAAATTGTAGCACAGACGCTATCATACCGCAATGGGCGTGGATGCTTGTGCAAAGTCAGCTTCATGGAATTGCTAAAAAAGTTGTGGTAGGCACTCAAGAGCAACTAGAAACAGAATTGTACAGAGAAGTTATTTCTAACTTAGATGTAAGTGAATTCAAAGACATTCCGATGATTGTAAAAGGTTGTTCTAATAAACCAGTTCCTGTCGCTGCATATGCGATGATAACAGATAAGCTTCAAAGCGTTGCAAAGTCTATTATGTATGGTGAAGCATGCTCTGCCGTTCCTGTATTTAAGAAGAAAAAGCAACTTTCTTAG
- a CDS encoding molecular chaperone DjiA: MSFFGYIAIFFVLRWIYSAFFNDSNSQQRRTYSGGSPYQRSTSVSPEDFELHLLSLTSLIIKADGKVTQRELDYVRQYFVSSYGKERANAIFKVFNEVVKKREVSAARICNYLNARTRYESRLQILHFLFGIAQADGHVSDPEVRIIQQIAGYLRLTERDFISIKAMFVKDQDNAYKILEIDKSVPDHEVKKAYRTMAKKYHPDKLMDMDEAYRKGAEEKFTKVQEAYETVRKERGMS; encoded by the coding sequence ATGTCATTTTTCGGCTATATCGCTATATTTTTTGTTCTTAGATGGATTTATAGCGCCTTCTTTAATGATAGCAATTCACAACAAAGAAGAACTTATTCTGGTGGAAGTCCTTATCAGCGCAGTACCAGCGTTAGTCCAGAAGACTTTGAACTACACCTATTATCTCTGACCTCTTTAATTATAAAGGCAGATGGTAAAGTCACCCAAAGAGAACTAGACTATGTACGACAATATTTCGTTAGCTCTTATGGAAAAGAAAGAGCAAACGCCATATTTAAAGTTTTTAATGAAGTTGTTAAAAAGCGAGAAGTAAGTGCAGCACGTATCTGTAACTATCTTAACGCACGAACTCGTTACGAGTCTCGATTGCAAATTCTTCATTTTCTATTTGGCATCGCTCAAGCAGATGGTCATGTTAGTGATCCTGAAGTTAGAATAATTCAGCAAATTGCAGGTTATTTGAGGCTTACAGAGCGAGATTTTATCTCTATAAAAGCAATGTTTGTAAAGGATCAAGATAATGCCTACAAGATCCTTGAAATTGATAAGTCTGTACCAGATCATGAAGTAAAAAAGGCCTATCGAACTATGGCCAAAAAATACCATCCTGATAAACTTATGGACATGGATGAGGCGTACAGAAAAGGTGCTGAAGAGAAGTTTACAAAAGTCCAAGAAGCTTATGAAACAGTGCGCAAAGAGCGCGGAATGAGTTAG
- a CDS encoding nucleotidyltransferase family protein, with the protein MKSSINKIIIKALQPFHPKEIAVFGSYSRGTNSATSDIDIVVSFMNRISLFDIGKIYDVFETKYNLKIDLVQKEAMSPEFEKSISQDLKYIYKSV; encoded by the coding sequence ATGAAGTCTTCCATCAATAAAATTATCATAAAGGCATTGCAACCCTTTCACCCTAAAGAAATAGCAGTTTTTGGCTCCTATTCTCGTGGAACAAATTCTGCAACTAGCGATATAGATATTGTAGTGTCTTTTATGAACCGAATATCATTATTTGATATAGGTAAGATTTACGATGTTTTTGAAACTAAGTATAATTTGAAAATTGATCTCGTTCAAAAAGAAGCCATGAGTCCAGAGTTTGAAAAATCAATTTCTCAAGATCTAAAGTATATTTATAAAAGTGTCTAG
- a CDS encoding HepT-like ribonuclease domain-containing protein: MSSDFHKLQSALKSILKIEYYTKDVTFEEFIDNEEKADATLIHFVNLGERLSSLSEGFQKQHEQLPYSESRQMRNFIAHQYDAIHKVTIWETIQNELPKLKNEIQKLLQEINESK; this comes from the coding sequence GTGTCTAGCGATTTTCACAAATTACAAAGTGCTCTCAAATCAATTCTCAAAATTGAATACTATACTAAAGATGTCACTTTTGAAGAATTCATTGATAATGAAGAAAAAGCAGACGCTACCTTAATTCATTTTGTAAATTTAGGCGAGCGTCTTTCTAGTCTATCAGAAGGTTTTCAAAAGCAACATGAGCAATTACCCTATTCAGAGTCTAGACAAATGAGAAATTTCATCGCTCATCAATACGATGCCATCCATAAAGTAACTATTTGGGAAACCATACAGAATGAACTACCGAAACTTAAAAATGAAATTCAAAAACTTCTTCAAGAAATAAATGAATCAAAGTAG